Part of the Streptomyces sp. NBC_01264 genome, TGCGGGAGCTGCCGGTGCGGCCGGCCGACGTGTGCGCGCTGGGCCGCCGGCACGGGCGCTGGCATCCGGACAGCCCGGAGGCCCGTATCTGCGCGGGCGTCCAGGGCGGCTGACGGCCCGGCTCCGCCCGGCCCCCGTCGGACCCTGTCCGCCCGCACTACTGGTTCTGCTCCGGGAAGGGTCTGCGCCCCTCCTCCGGTTCCGTCGCGAGCCGGAGCTCCAGCCGGGCGATGGCGGCCCGTACGCCGTTCCCGTACCCGTCGTCGGCCAGGGCCCCGGTGGCGGCGCGGGCCCGCGCCAAGTGGATCCGGGCCGCCTCGGGACGCCGTAGCTTCACGTAGTCGGCGGCCAGGCTCAGGTGCAGCGAGGGGTAGAAGACCCGTACGGCCGCCGGCGGACCGGGGCCGTCGGCATCGGCGTGCGCGGCCGTCAGGGCGCGCAGGTCCCAGGCCAGCTCCTCGGCGGGGTCGTCCTGCGCGTCGGCCAGGTAGTGGGCGAGCGTGCAGCGGTGCAGGGAGTCGCCCTCCGTGCCGAGCTCGGACCAGATCTCGCCGAGCCGGTTGCGGGCCTCCTCGCGGTCGCCGGCGTGCAGCAGGATGACCGCTTGGCCGATCCTGGTCATGACGGCGTCCTCGGACGCCTCCTGCTGCTCCGTCAACGCGGCCTCCGGCTCGTTCCCGTCAGACCTGCTCCGGTCCGATCATCAAGACGCTAGCCGCAGGCACCTGCAATGCCGCCTAGGCGCGGTCGGCCGTCAGCCCAGGTCCGGAATCCGCCAGTCGATCGGCGCATGGCCCTGGGCGGCGACGGCCTCGTTGATCTGGGTGAAGGGCCGGGAGCCGAAGAACTTCTTGGCCGACAGCGGGGAGGGGTGGGCGCCCTTGACAACGATGTGCCGCTCCTCGTCGATCAGCGGGAGCTTCTTCTGCGCGTACGCCCCCCAGAGGACGAACACGGCCGGGTCGGGGCGCTCGGCCACCGCGCGGATCACCGCGTCGGTGAACTTCTCCCAGCCCTTGCCCTTGTGCGAGTTGGGCTCCGCCTCGCGGACGGTGAGCACCGCGTTGAGCAGCAGGACGCCCTGCTCGGCCCACGGCATCAGGTAGCCGTTGTCCGGGACGGGGGTGCCCAGCTCGGCCTGCATCTCCTTGTAGATGTTGCGCAGCGAGGGCGGGGTCTTCACGCCGGGCTGCACGGAGAAGCACAGCCCGTGGCCCTGGCCCGCGCCGTGGTAGGGGTCCTGGCCGAGGACCAGGACCTTCACCTGGTCGAACGCGGTGGCCTCCAGGGCCGCGAAGACCTGCTCGCGGGGCGGGTAGACCGGCCCGTTCGCCCGCTCCTTCTCGACGAACTCGGTGAGCTCCTTGAAGTAGGGCTGATCCAGCTCCCCTCCGAGGACGGGGAGCCAGGACTCGGGCAGCATCTGGGTCACGGCGACAAACCTCCGGTACACGTTGTCCATACGCACTCGCGCAACTGCTTCGCGCGACTGCTCCAGAACTTACCGGTGGCCACTGACAACGCGACGCCCGCCCGCCCCGCCCGGGTGGGCGGTGCGGACGGGCGGGGTGGCGAAGCGGCCTACGGGCCTGCTACCAGCTGGTCTTGCGGTACAGCTCCCACACCTGCATGACGGTCTGCGGGTCGAGCGCCCGCTCCGCGCCGGCGATGTCGTCGCGGGCGGCGACGTACAGCTTGCCCTGCCACAGGGGCAGCAGCCGGACGTCGTCGGCGAAGATCTGCTGGGCCTTCTCGAACTCGTGGACTCCGGCCGACCGGTCGCTCTCGCGACGGGACTTGGGCAGGACGACGTCCACGATCTCCTTGGACTCGTACGGGGTGCCGACCGCGTTCTCCTTGCCGACGAACGGCGCGATGAAGTTGTCCGGGTCCGGGAAGTCGGGGAACCAGCCTCGGCCGAAGATCGGGTACTCGCCCTTCTTGTAGCCCTCCTGGAAGGTCTTCCAGGGCTGGCCGCGCAGGGTGATCTTGAAGAGCCCGCTCTCGTCGAGCTGGCGCTTGAGCTCGGTGAACTCGTCCGCCGTGGAGGCGCCGTAGCGGTCGGTGGTGTACCAGAAGGTCAGGGGCACCGGCGTCGCGATCCCGGCGTCCTTGAGGGCCTTCTTGGCCTTGGCCACGTCCGGCTGGCCGTAGGAGTCGTAGAACGGCGTCCTGTGGCCGACGACGCCCTTGGGGACCATCGAGTAGAGCGGCTCGGCGGTGCCCTGGTAGACCTTCGAGACGAGCGCGCCGCGGTCGACGATCTGCGCGATCGCCTGACGCACCGGGACCTTCGCGACCAGCGGGTCCGAGGGGTTGAAGACCAGGTAGCGGATCTCCGAGCCGACGTTCTCGACGACCTGGACGCCCGCGTCGTGCGAGGCGGGGGACTGGAGGTCCTTGACCTCGTCGGCGGAGAGGCCGCGGTAGGTCGCGTCGATCTCCTTGCCCTTGAGGGCCGCGATCATCTTCTTGGAGTCCGCGAAGTAGCGGATGGTGACCCCGCCGTTGCGGCGGTTGGCGAAGCCGTTGTAGCTCTCGTTGCGGTTCAGGACCGCCTCGCCGGCCTCCTTGTACGACTCCAGGGTGTACGGGCCGGAGCCCGTGACCTTGTCGCCCTCGCGCAGCTTGTCGGCCGGGTACTCCTTCGGCGAGACGAGCGACGCGGCCGGGGATCCGAGCACGAAGGGGAAGGTGGCGTCCGGGGTCTTCAGGTGGAAGACCACCGTCTGCGCGTCCGGGGTCTCGATCTTGTCGAGGCTGCCGAACAGGGCCTTGGGGCCGGACGGGGCGTTGATGGTCATGATCCGGTCCAGCGAGTGCTTGACGGCCTTGGCGTCGAGCGGCTCGCCGTCGGAGAACTTCAGGCCCTTGCGCACCGTGCAGCGGTACGACTCGTTGCCGGCGTCGGTGAACTCGCAGCTCTGGGCCGCGTCCGGCTGGGGCTTGGTCGCACCGGTGGGGAACGCCAGCAGGGTCTGGTAGACGTTCCGGTAGAGCTCCCAGGAGCCGTCCCAAGCCGCGGCTGGATCGAGGGTCGTGGGTGCGCTCGTCGTTCCGACGACAATCCGCTGATCTCCATTGCCGCCGTCGTCCGAGAACAGGCCGCATCCGGAGATCAGGGATATGGACGCAAGGGCCGCAGAGATCTGCAGGCATCTGGTCCGGTTGAACACGTGCACGCTCCTCGATCAGCCAGGGGTGCGGCAGACCCTACCGCAGAGCATCACGAATCCAATGGGTAGGTTTCGTGCGGCACTTGACCGATTACGTGCCTATTCGGTACGCATTTGCCTCCTCTTCGGAGGCAAATGCGTCCGATTATCGGTCAATGCACTCCGGCATTGAGGAACATTCCCCCGTCGACGACGAGAGTTTGTCCTGTGATCCATTCCGCTTGTGCAGATGTAAGAAAGGCCGCGGCCCCTCCGATGTCCTCCGGGACCCCGAGCCGGCCCAGCGGATAGGCCGCCGCCGCCTCCTGCTCCCGGCCCTCGTAGAGGGCCTGGGCGAACCTGGTCTTCACGACCGCGGGCGCGATCGCGTTGACCCGGACCCCCGGCGCCATCTCGTGGGCGAGCTGGAGGGTCAGGTTGACCATGGCCGCCTTGCTCATCCCGTACGCCCCGATGAAGGGCGAGGCGGAGACGCCGGCGATCGAGGCGATGTTGACGATCGCGCCGCCGTTCTCCTTCTGCCAGGCGTGCCAGGTCCGCTGGGCGAAGCCGAGCGCCGAGATCACATTGGTCTCGAAGACCTTGCGGGCGACCCCGAGGTCCAGGTCCGCGATCGGCCCGAAGACCGGGTTGGTCCCCGCGTTGTTGATCAGGAAGTCGACCCGGCCGAAGGCCTCCATCGTGCGTTCCACGGCGACGGCCTGATGGGCCTCGTCGTGCGCCTTGCCCGCGACCGAGATCACCCGGTCCGCGCCGAGCCGCTCGACGGCCTCCTTGAGGGACTCCTCGTTCCGTCCGGTGATGCAGATCCTGTCACCGCGGGCCACCAGGGCCTCGGCGATGCCGTAGCCGATGCCCCGGCTCGCCCCGGTGATCAGCGCGACCCTGCCGCTGTCCGTTCCGTCGTACGTCATGACGTGCGCCTGCCTCTCGTCAGCTGAGCGGGCCGCCGGCCACGTACATGACCTGGCCG contains:
- a CDS encoding ABC transporter substrate-binding protein, producing MFNRTRCLQISAALASISLISGCGLFSDDGGNGDQRIVVGTTSAPTTLDPAAAWDGSWELYRNVYQTLLAFPTGATKPQPDAAQSCEFTDAGNESYRCTVRKGLKFSDGEPLDAKAVKHSLDRIMTINAPSGPKALFGSLDKIETPDAQTVVFHLKTPDATFPFVLGSPAASLVSPKEYPADKLREGDKVTGSGPYTLESYKEAGEAVLNRNESYNGFANRRNGGVTIRYFADSKKMIAALKGKEIDATYRGLSADEVKDLQSPASHDAGVQVVENVGSEIRYLVFNPSDPLVAKVPVRQAIAQIVDRGALVSKVYQGTAEPLYSMVPKGVVGHRTPFYDSYGQPDVAKAKKALKDAGIATPVPLTFWYTTDRYGASTADEFTELKRQLDESGLFKITLRGQPWKTFQEGYKKGEYPIFGRGWFPDFPDPDNFIAPFVGKENAVGTPYESKEIVDVVLPKSRRESDRSAGVHEFEKAQQIFADDVRLLPLWQGKLYVAARDDIAGAERALDPQTVMQVWELYRKTSW
- a CDS encoding SDR family oxidoreductase; amino-acid sequence: MTYDGTDSGRVALITGASRGIGYGIAEALVARGDRICITGRNEESLKEAVERLGADRVISVAGKAHDEAHQAVAVERTMEAFGRVDFLINNAGTNPVFGPIADLDLGVARKVFETNVISALGFAQRTWHAWQKENGGAIVNIASIAGVSASPFIGAYGMSKAAMVNLTLQLAHEMAPGVRVNAIAPAVVKTRFAQALYEGREQEAAAAYPLGRLGVPEDIGGAAAFLTSAQAEWITGQTLVVDGGMFLNAGVH
- a CDS encoding uracil-DNA glycosylase, translating into MDNVYRRFVAVTQMLPESWLPVLGGELDQPYFKELTEFVEKERANGPVYPPREQVFAALEATAFDQVKVLVLGQDPYHGAGQGHGLCFSVQPGVKTPPSLRNIYKEMQAELGTPVPDNGYLMPWAEQGVLLLNAVLTVREAEPNSHKGKGWEKFTDAVIRAVAERPDPAVFVLWGAYAQKKLPLIDEERHIVVKGAHPSPLSAKKFFGSRPFTQINEAVAAQGHAPIDWRIPDLG